A section of the Telopea speciosissima isolate NSW1024214 ecotype Mountain lineage chromosome 3, Tspe_v1, whole genome shotgun sequence genome encodes:
- the LOC122653525 gene encoding polyubiquitin-like, with product MFQSKWLGFSIVSMANATGDTGSTSLNSNDEEMNIFLKVVKTVALKVKKSERIKDIKAKFQEREGITGKIQGLFFDGNELKDNQTLVDYAVQRNSTLHLFLQSAVGMKLFVRLPPNQRTIVLGVDKQDFVQNIKAMIQEQEGISQNCFTLIYSGRKLEDNWTLAANNIHNEATLQLVFNPRDMITISVKTSCVQTMRLEVKMLYTIHDVKSIVECMSGIPIYKQKFIYAGQQLVDGQTLVYYDITEESVIEMLPPSFQIFVKTWSGKIITLEVESSNTVKDVMAKINQKLGGSTSQQRLQFAGRRLEEDTSLGSYMIQKDSTLNLVISPSVRCCSQITIYVKASNGKPVTMLVDRLNTIHEVKAMIRHSMGLVPTMLIYKGLKLSDSSTLLAYGIQNNSKLTFHAMHS from the exons ATGTTTCAGTCGAAGTGGTTAGGGTTCTCAATCGTTTCAATGGCAAACGCAACTGGTGATACAGGGTCGACTTCGTTGAACTCGAATGACGAAGAG ATGAATATATTCCTGAAGGTCGTGAAAACAGTGGCCTTAAAGGTGAAGAAGTCAGAGAGAATTAAAGATATTAAAGCTAAGTTCCAGGAAAGGGAAGGCATTACGGGAAAGATTCAAGGTCTCTTCTTTGATGGGAATGAACTTAAGGACAATCAAACACTGGTTGATTATGCTGTCCAGAGGAACTCAACCCTCCATCTGTTTCTTCAAAGTGCAGTTGGAATGAAATTATTTGTCAGGCTACCACCAAACCAGAGAACCATAGTACTTGGAGTAGACAAACAGGATTTCGTCCAAAACATCAAGGCTATGATTCAGGAACAGGAGGGGATCTCACAGAACTGTTTCACACTAATCTATTCTGGAAGAAAACTTGAAGATAACTGGACTCTGGCTGCTAACAACATCCATAATGAAGCAACCTTGCAATTGGTTTTTAATCCAAGAGATATGATAACAATATCTGTGAAAACATCTTGTGTGCAGACCATGAGGCTTGAAGTGAAGATGTTGTATACAATCCATGATGTCAAATCAATAGTCGAGTGCATGAGTGGCATCCCTATTTACAAACAGAAGTTTATTTATGCTGGACAGCAGCTTGTAGATGGCCAGACTTTGGTTTATTATGACATCACTGAAGAGTCTGTAATAGAGATGTTACCTCCCTCATTTCAGATATTTGTCAAGACATGGAGTGGAAAGATCATTACACTTGAAGTTGAGAGTTCCAATACTGTCAAGGATGTTATGGCAAAGATTAATCAAAAGCTTGGGGGTTCAACCTCTCAGCAGCGCCTTCAATTTGCTGGAAGACGGCTTGAGGAGGACACAAGCCTGGGCAGCTACATGATCCAGAAGGATTCCACTCTGAATCTGGTTATATCACCTTCAGTTCGTTGTTGTAGTCAAATCACCATATATGTCAAGGCATCAAATGGGAAACCCGTTACAATGCTAGTAGATCGCTTAAATACTATACATGAAGTGAAGGCTATGATCCGACACAGCATGGGACTTGTACCAACTATGCTCATCTATAAAGGATTGAAACTAAGCGATTCAAGTACTCTGTTAGCCTATGGGATTCAGAACAACTCAAAACTAACATTTCATGCTATGCACTCTTAG